The following are encoded together in the Arcticibacterium luteifluviistationis genome:
- a CDS encoding COX15/CtaA family protein, which translates to MYKSFAIITIVAVYILILVGGIVRATGSGMGCPDWPKCFGTWIPPTSVEQLPGNYQEVFGEKLKGEVEFSAVKTWTEYINRLLGVLIGFFIFITLVLSFKEYRGRGTGVIKYSLIAFFLVGAQGFLGSIVVSTELHPGLVSVHMLVAIVIVLCLIYALFLAYRNDSKVVMAENRSLRFLALILLILSVGQLVLGTQIREMVDKLSFGHQPRSEWVDSLLGGQFFIHIFLGIVLLGVHVVFYRGGRKVLSSWGLGILKTLLAVVILEFIFGAILGVFNIPAFAQPIHLTFATLIIGLQFALFLVFGKSKVSLN; encoded by the coding sequence ATGTATAAGAGTTTTGCCATTATCACTATAGTAGCTGTTTATATCCTCATTCTAGTAGGGGGGATTGTTAGAGCTACTGGTTCAGGGATGGGATGCCCGGATTGGCCAAAGTGCTTTGGAACATGGATACCTCCAACTAGTGTGGAACAATTACCGGGTAATTATCAAGAGGTTTTTGGAGAAAAGTTAAAAGGTGAAGTTGAATTTAGTGCTGTTAAAACTTGGACTGAGTACATCAATAGGCTGCTGGGAGTACTAATAGGATTTTTTATTTTTATTACTCTTGTATTGTCCTTTAAAGAATATAGAGGACGTGGAACGGGAGTAATTAAATATTCTCTTATTGCTTTTTTTTTGGTGGGTGCACAGGGATTTTTAGGTTCTATTGTGGTTTCTACTGAATTACATCCTGGTTTGGTGTCGGTGCATATGCTAGTGGCTATAGTAATAGTTTTATGTTTGATTTATGCTCTTTTTCTTGCCTATAGAAACGATTCTAAGGTTGTTATGGCGGAGAATAGGTCACTGCGTTTCTTGGCTTTGATATTATTGATATTAAGTGTAGGTCAGTTGGTTTTAGGAACACAAATTCGAGAGATGGTGGATAAGCTTTCTTTCGGTCATCAGCCAAGGTCAGAATGGGTTGATTCGTTACTGGGTGGACAGTTTTTTATACATATTTTTTTAGGAATAGTTTTGCTGGGTGTCCACGTTGTTTTTTATAGAGGAGGAAGAAAAGTATTGAGTTCTTGGGGGCTTGGAATATTGAAGACACTTTTAGCGGTTGTGATTTTGGAATTTATTTTTGGTGCGATATTAGGTGTATTTAATATACCGGCTTTTGCCCAGCCAATTCATTTGACTTTTGCAACGTTAATAATTGGATTGCAGTTTGCTTTATTTTTAGTTTTTGGAAAATCAAAAGTATCGCTTAATTGA
- a CDS encoding cytochrome c oxidase subunit 3, producing MAISKQEARPVLSVNKWKFITWLFIITILMLFASQTSAYLVRRAEGNWVEFALPAVFYWSTGVLLISSVLMHLSVRAAKKDEFSKLRLMISGTFILGMIFLVMQYMGWQELQVAGVYLKGNPSGSFLYILTGLHAFHLISGLFVLVFSLLAAFKLHINAKNLVQIEVCATYWHFLDILWIYLFVFLLYFR from the coding sequence ATGGCAATTTCAAAACAAGAAGCAAGGCCAGTTTTAAGTGTCAATAAATGGAAGTTTATTACATGGCTTTTTATAATTACTATTTTGATGCTTTTCGCATCGCAAACTTCGGCCTATTTGGTTAGAAGGGCAGAAGGAAATTGGGTAGAGTTTGCACTACCAGCAGTTTTTTATTGGAGCACAGGAGTACTACTTATTAGTAGTGTTTTAATGCACTTGTCGGTGAGAGCTGCTAAGAAGGATGAATTCTCTAAGTTAAGATTAATGATTTCTGGGACATTCATTCTCGGAATGATTTTCTTGGTGATGCAGTATATGGGATGGCAAGAGCTTCAGGTGGCAGGAGTGTATTTGAAAGGTAACCCATCAGGTTCGTTTCTTTATATTCTTACAGGACTGCACGCATTTCATTTGATTAGTGGGTTATTTGTTCTAGTGTTCTCTTTACTAGCAGCATTTAAATTGCATATAAATGCTAAGAATTTAGTTCAAATTGAAGTTTGTGCTACTTATTGGCATTTTTTAGATATTCTTTGGATTTACCTATTTGTATTTTTATTGTATTTCAGATAA
- a CDS encoding cell division protein FtsA yields the protein MKEQKEPMYSVGLDIGNSKMCAVAGKRDLNGKISILHYAEEKYDSDYESMSKGFSKNSQNFEQTASRVLQKLANKSSLDIGSVNCNYSNEFITIKAEREEFTNSGNKFTVNNNTLFQLVRNAKENFRKRNKMECLHPMPTDFFIDGDKIKKYPEGATGNKLTCNFNFIASPKDKIDNFLESTNDLSYGFLESKKGPNSVAIDQLIYTPVADAAASLSIEDKQNGILLINLGSQLTEITVYKDFGLRHTAVLGIGSLAVIKDLSQAFNITEKQAEEVLIASSEKSSKEIEINEVLELEGKDGLPTKQLLQRSVAIVIESRLKEIVGLIASNIIESDYARVLGNGVIISGAVARLDLVKRTFQKSFSPLIVRVADSVRNIDNNSFFELSHPKYSTAVGLMLSTLKSADDRLPMSNVLKEKRKLPLSSFLKNNPITTFLERLEDPELRQTYS from the coding sequence ATGAAAGAACAAAAAGAACCAATGTATTCCGTAGGGCTAGATATCGGAAACTCCAAAATGTGTGCTGTAGCGGGTAAAAGAGACTTGAATGGGAAAATAAGTATCCTACATTACGCGGAAGAAAAATATGATTCAGATTATGAGTCTATGTCAAAAGGTTTTTCAAAAAACTCACAGAATTTTGAACAAACAGCGAGCAGAGTTTTGCAAAAACTTGCTAATAAATCTAGTCTAGATATTGGTTCTGTAAACTGTAACTACTCAAACGAGTTCATCACCATAAAGGCAGAGCGGGAGGAATTCACCAACTCGGGAAATAAGTTTACGGTAAATAACAACACTTTATTTCAGCTAGTTAGAAACGCTAAGGAAAACTTCAGAAAGCGTAATAAGATGGAGTGCCTTCACCCTATGCCAACCGACTTCTTTATTGATGGTGACAAAATAAAAAAATATCCAGAAGGAGCTACTGGTAATAAATTGACCTGTAATTTCAATTTTATAGCTTCTCCTAAAGACAAGATCGATAACTTCTTAGAGTCTACTAATGACCTTTCTTATGGTTTTTTAGAGAGTAAAAAAGGGCCTAATTCTGTAGCTATAGACCAGCTAATTTATACGCCTGTAGCTGATGCGGCAGCAAGCCTTTCTATTGAAGATAAGCAAAATGGAATTTTACTAATTAACTTAGGATCACAACTTACAGAAATCACTGTTTATAAAGATTTTGGTTTAAGACATACCGCTGTTTTGGGGATTGGTTCTTTGGCTGTAATAAAAGATCTATCTCAGGCCTTTAACATCACCGAAAAGCAAGCAGAAGAGGTACTTATTGCTAGCTCTGAAAAAAGCAGCAAAGAAATTGAGATAAATGAAGTGCTAGAGCTGGAGGGAAAAGACGGCCTTCCAACGAAACAATTATTGCAAAGGTCTGTAGCTATTGTAATAGAAAGCAGATTAAAAGAGATTGTTGGCTTAATAGCTTCAAATATAATTGAAAGTGATTACGCCCGTGTACTTGGAAATGGTGTTATCATTTCTGGGGCCGTGGCCAGGTTAGACTTAGTTAAAAGAACATTTCAAAAGTCTTTCTCACCCTTGATCGTAAGGGTAGCTGATTCAGTAAGAAACATTGATAATAATTCCTTTTTTGAGCTCTCTCACCCAAAATATAGCACAGCCGTAGGTTTGATGCTATCAACCTTAAAGTCAGCGGACGATAGGCTGCCAATGAGCAATGTGTTGAAAGAAAAGAGAAAGCTACCACTTTCTTCCTTTTTAAAAAATAACCCTATTACTACCTTTCTAGAAAGGTTGGAAGACCCCGAATTAAGACAAACCTATAGCTAA
- a CDS encoding cytochrome c oxidase subunit II translates to MTIIIGILALVFIALTVIVIGKTQDLLKGVQGKAEQEEDHHLDSSNDWNAIGLFVFWIVCVIGTVWSFLDARKDFLPEASSIHGRETDFWFWVSMSVIMVAFFIVNSLLFYFPIKYKFKAGQKATFYPHNNKLEVIWTVIPAIVMAGLVFSGLRVWNKIMDDAPEDAEVIEIMGRQFAWEVRYPGVDDNKLGDYDYRLIDDAKSNSFGIDFSDPNSFDDFTSATEIHIPKGKPVLLKIRARDVLHSVFIPHMRVKMDAVPGMPTKFWFEADKSTEDMRKELNNPDFNYEIACTEICGRGHFSMRLLLIVDELDDYEAWKKEQTPFLSMNPDFIEKVPDNLKARALKYIESDNSEAMVEVIEVTEESAE, encoded by the coding sequence ATGACAATTATAATAGGAATTTTAGCTCTTGTGTTCATAGCCTTAACGGTTATCGTGATTGGAAAAACACAGGACTTATTGAAAGGTGTTCAGGGTAAAGCTGAACAAGAAGAGGATCACCATTTAGATAGCTCAAACGATTGGAATGCAATTGGTTTGTTTGTTTTCTGGATTGTATGTGTAATAGGTACAGTTTGGTCTTTCCTTGATGCAAGAAAGGATTTCTTGCCAGAAGCTTCATCTATTCATGGACGTGAAACTGATTTTTGGTTTTGGGTATCTATGAGTGTTATTATGGTTGCTTTTTTTATTGTTAACTCTTTATTATTTTACTTTCCTATTAAGTATAAATTTAAGGCAGGACAGAAAGCAACTTTTTACCCTCATAATAACAAACTAGAGGTTATTTGGACAGTTATACCAGCCATTGTTATGGCAGGTTTAGTGTTCTCTGGACTTAGAGTTTGGAACAAAATAATGGACGATGCTCCTGAGGACGCTGAGGTTATTGAGATAATGGGGCGTCAGTTTGCTTGGGAGGTCAGATACCCTGGTGTAGACGATAATAAGTTAGGCGATTACGATTACCGACTTATAGATGATGCGAAGTCCAATTCTTTTGGTATTGACTTTTCGGATCCTAATTCATTTGATGACTTTACTAGTGCTACAGAAATTCATATTCCAAAAGGAAAGCCGGTATTGTTGAAAATTAGGGCAAGGGATGTTTTACACTCTGTATTTATTCCTCACATGAGGGTAAAAATGGATGCTGTTCCTGGGATGCCAACTAAGTTTTGGTTTGAGGCTGATAAGTCTACCGAAGACATGAGAAAGGAGCTAAACAATCCTGACTTTAATTATGAAATAGCTTGTACTGAAATTTGTGGAAGAGGACACTTTAGTATGAGGTTGCTATTAATTGTTGATGAACTTGATGATTATGAAGCTTGGAAGAAGGAGCAAACGCCATTTTTGTCTATGAATCCTGATTTTATCGAGAAGGTGCCAGACAATTTAAAGGCAAGAGCATTAAAATATATTGAGTCTGACAATTCGGAAGCAATGGTAGAAGTAATAGAGGTTACTGAGGAGTCAGCAGAATAA
- a CDS encoding DUF420 domain-containing protein: MKKEYSLRTINIISVVVPVAVAVLLGIRTKPYLGEWTKALPHVIAGINSLTSLLLVIGLVLIKKKKQLTHRRVMTAAFTLGGLFLVFYILYHLTNPSTSFGGEGAVRYFYYFVLLSHIALSLVVLPLVLRAFYFAWVQDFQRHKKLVKFAYPIWLYVSITGVIAYLMISPYYV; this comes from the coding sequence ATGAAAAAGGAATATTCACTAAGAACAATTAATATCATATCGGTAGTGGTACCGGTGGCGGTAGCTGTTTTGCTAGGAATTAGAACAAAACCTTACTTAGGTGAATGGACTAAGGCGTTGCCACATGTTATTGCTGGTATAAATAGCCTTACTTCCCTCTTATTGGTTATAGGCCTGGTGTTGATTAAGAAAAAGAAACAGTTAACTCACAGAAGGGTTATGACAGCTGCTTTTACTTTAGGTGGCCTTTTTCTAGTGTTCTATATTCTTTACCATTTGACTAACCCTTCAACTAGTTTTGGCGGAGAGGGAGCAGTAAGATACTTCTATTACTTTGTTTTGCTTAGTCATATAGCTTTATCGCTGGTAGTACTGCCTTTGGTTCTGAGGGCATTTTATTTTGCATGGGTTCAAGACTTTCAAAGGCATAAAAAACTGGTTAAATTTGCATATCCAATCTGGTTATACGTTTCTATAACAGGTGTAATAGCCTATTTAATGATATCACCTTATTATGTTTAA
- a CDS encoding SCO family protein: MNRTYFKAGILIVLLVIPALFFVFLKTFGDNQFSLPKYFPVLDESGHVLITEGDTVFNTISDFNLTNQFGDDLAFAELGGDIKVVSFFFTRCGTICPILNRNLARVQESFKADSTVKFLSISIDPEFDTPAVLLKYASEFNPEFKNWQLLTGEKEYIYKLVINEFKLPVADYSGMDSSGNLDIDKAFIHSEKALLLDHDNFVRGIYDATDVLEIDRLKAEIKVLIDMNK, translated from the coding sequence ATGAATAGAACTTATTTTAAAGCCGGGATTCTAATTGTATTATTAGTGATTCCGGCTTTGTTTTTTGTATTCCTTAAAACATTCGGCGATAACCAGTTTAGCTTACCTAAATATTTCCCAGTTTTAGACGAGTCAGGGCATGTTCTAATTACTGAAGGAGATACCGTTTTTAACACGATCAGTGACTTTAACTTAACCAACCAGTTTGGTGATGATTTAGCTTTTGCAGAATTGGGTGGAGATATTAAAGTTGTTAGCTTTTTTTTTACTCGCTGTGGTACCATTTGTCCTATATTGAATCGAAACTTAGCAAGGGTACAGGAGTCTTTTAAAGCTGATAGCACGGTTAAGTTTTTAAGTATTAGCATTGATCCGGAGTTTGATACTCCTGCTGTTCTTTTGAAATATGCTTCTGAATTTAATCCAGAATTTAAGAATTGGCAGCTACTAACAGGAGAAAAGGAATATATATATAAGCTTGTTATTAATGAGTTTAAACTGCCTGTTGCAGATTATTCAGGAATGGACTCTTCTGGGAATTTGGACATTGACAAGGCTTTCATACATTCCGAAAAAGCACTTTTATTAGATCATGACAATTTTGTCCGTGGTATTTATGACGCCACTGATGTGTTGGAAATAGATAGGTTAAAGGCGGAAATTAAGGTTTTAATAGATATGAATAAATGA
- a CDS encoding cytochrome c oxidase subunit I: MSTVLSHTDAHDDGHEEHHELGFIRKYIFSEDHKIIAKQYLISGIVWAVIGGLMSLVFRLQLGFPDMDMTFLKPFLGQWIDAQGKLDPNFYLALVTMHGTIMVFFVLTAGLSGTFSNFLIPLQIGARDMASGFLNMLSYWFFFASSIIMFWSIFLETGPAGGSWVIYPPLSALPEANPGSGAGMTLWLVAMALFIISQLLGGVNYVSTIINLRTKGMTFDKLPLTVWAFMFTAILGLLSFPVLLSAALLLIFDRSFGTSFFLSDIYINGHALPNQGGSPILFQHLFWFLGHPEVYIVILPALGLASEVIATNSRKPIFGYKAMIFSMAGIMFLAFIVWAHHMFMTGMNPFLGSVFMLLTLIIAVPSAVKAFNYITTLWRGNIIFTPAMLFAIGLVSFFVSGGLTGIILGNAALDIQLHDTYFVVAHFHLVMGSAAIFGMVAGVYHWFPKMFGRMMNKTLGYVHFWITFAGVYAVFFPMHYVGIAGFPRRYYAWSGFDTFDIYADLNTFMTVAAIITFTAQLIFIFNFIYSIFWGKKASANPWNSNTLEWTTPINPGHGNWPGELPTVYRWPYDYSKPGQEDGDFIPQNIPFSATPESNLPEENELIAEEKVIEALEFDKNVPD; encoded by the coding sequence ATGTCAACGGTTTTATCACATACAGATGCTCATGACGACGGTCACGAAGAACACCATGAGCTTGGTTTTATTAGAAAATACATATTTTCAGAAGATCATAAAATAATTGCTAAGCAATATCTTATTTCAGGTATAGTTTGGGCTGTTATTGGAGGTTTGATGTCTTTAGTTTTTCGTCTTCAGTTAGGCTTTCCTGACATGGACATGACTTTCCTAAAGCCTTTCTTAGGACAATGGATAGATGCTCAAGGTAAGTTGGATCCTAACTTCTATTTAGCACTAGTGACAATGCATGGTACTATTATGGTATTCTTTGTATTGACAGCTGGTTTGAGTGGTACGTTTTCAAATTTCTTGATTCCACTTCAGATTGGTGCTAGAGATATGGCATCGGGGTTCTTAAATATGCTTTCGTACTGGTTCTTCTTTGCTTCTAGTATTATCATGTTTTGGTCTATATTCCTAGAGACGGGTCCTGCAGGTGGTAGCTGGGTTATATACCCACCGTTAAGTGCATTACCAGAAGCAAACCCTGGTTCAGGTGCGGGTATGACGTTATGGCTTGTTGCTATGGCTCTCTTTATTATTTCTCAATTGTTGGGTGGTGTAAATTATGTTTCTACCATTATTAACTTGAGAACAAAGGGAATGACCTTTGATAAGTTGCCGTTAACAGTTTGGGCATTTATGTTTACAGCAATTTTGGGATTACTTTCTTTTCCTGTGCTGCTTTCTGCTGCCTTACTTTTGATATTTGATAGAAGTTTTGGTACAAGTTTCTTCCTTTCTGATATTTATATTAATGGACATGCTTTACCAAATCAAGGAGGTAGCCCAATATTGTTCCAACACCTTTTCTGGTTCTTAGGGCACCCAGAGGTATATATTGTTATTTTGCCAGCTTTAGGTTTGGCATCTGAAGTTATAGCAACCAACTCTCGTAAACCGATATTTGGTTACAAGGCAATGATTTTTTCAATGGCTGGTATTATGTTCCTTGCATTTATTGTTTGGGCTCACCATATGTTTATGACTGGAATGAATCCTTTCTTAGGCTCGGTGTTTATGCTTTTGACTTTAATTATTGCAGTACCTTCTGCGGTAAAAGCGTTTAATTATATAACAACTTTATGGAGAGGAAATATAATCTTCACTCCTGCTATGTTGTTTGCTATTGGTTTGGTTTCTTTCTTCGTTTCTGGAGGATTAACAGGTATTATCTTAGGAAATGCAGCATTAGATATTCAACTGCATGACACCTATTTCGTGGTGGCTCACTTTCACTTGGTGATGGGTTCTGCTGCTATTTTTGGTATGGTGGCTGGTGTTTATCACTGGTTCCCTAAAATGTTTGGAAGAATGATGAATAAGACTTTAGGGTATGTTCATTTCTGGATCACGTTCGCCGGAGTTTATGCAGTATTCTTTCCAATGCACTATGTCGGTATAGCTGGTTTCCCAAGAAGATATTATGCTTGGTCTGGTTTTGATACATTTGACATTTATGCTGACTTGAATACATTTATGACGGTGGCTGCTATAATAACATTCACTGCTCAGTTGATATTTATATTTAACTTTATTTATTCTATTTTCTGGGGTAAGAAGGCGAGTGCTAATCCATGGAATTCAAATACTTTGGAATGGACAACACCAATCAATCCAGGTCACGGTAACTGGCCAGGAGAGCTTCCAACTGTTTACAGATGGCCTTATGATTATAGTAAGCCAGGTCAGGAAGATGGAGATTTTATTCCTCAGAATATTCCTTTTTCAGCTACTCCTGAGTCGAATTTGCCTGAAGAGAATGAGCTGATAGCGGAGGAAAAGGTAATTGAAGCTTTGGAATTTGATAAGAATGTTCCTGATTAA
- a CDS encoding cytochrome c oxidase subunit 3 codes for MSSHASSTPDNLLWKGGVQPMRVGYGKLMMWIFLLSDTFTFSALLISYGLVRFSYPTFKDLNPGQSIADFVPSTEWWPTPEKVFEAVPLLHGLSLPLVFVGIMTFILIFSSVTMVLAVEAGHRMDKADVEKWMLWTILGGVTFLGSQAWEWSHFIHGTGAGGANLIHNEYGPTAFADFFFFITGFHGTHVLSGVILNILIFYNATNGVYQKRGHYEMVEKVGLYWHFVDLVWVFVFTFFYLV; via the coding sequence ATGTCAAGTCATGCTTCTTCTACGCCAGATAATCTTCTTTGGAAGGGTGGTGTACAACCAATGAGAGTTGGATATGGTAAACTGATGATGTGGATTTTCCTTTTATCGGATACATTTACCTTTTCTGCTTTATTGATTTCTTACGGATTAGTAAGATTTAGTTATCCTACTTTTAAGGATCTTAATCCAGGTCAATCTATAGCGGATTTTGTTCCGTCTACAGAATGGTGGCCAACTCCTGAAAAGGTTTTTGAAGCGGTGCCTCTACTTCATGGTTTAAGTTTACCATTAGTTTTTGTAGGTATCATGACTTTTATCTTGATATTTAGCTCTGTTACTATGGTTTTGGCTGTTGAGGCTGGACATAGAATGGACAAGGCTGATGTAGAAAAATGGATGCTTTGGACTATTTTAGGTGGTGTTACTTTCTTGGGCTCTCAAGCTTGGGAATGGTCTCACTTTATTCATGGAACAGGAGCAGGTGGAGCCAACTTAATTCATAACGAATATGGTCCTACGGCATTTGCTGACTTTTTCTTCTTTATAACTGGATTTCACGGAACTCACGTACTCTCTGGAGTAATACTTAATATTCTCATATTTTATAATGCCACAAACGGCGTTTATCAAAAAAGAGGACATTATGAAATGGTAGAGAAAGTAGGGCTTTACTGGCACTTTGTAGACCTTGTTTGGGTGTTCGTATTTACTTTCTTTTACCTAGTTTGA
- the cyoE gene encoding heme o synthase, with the protein MEELVISRSMNSKARAFFELTKFRLSATVVFSSAIGFMLGATVINYGTLALFALAAFLTTVAANVVNQIWEKDLDKLMTRTEGRPLPTGRLSINEAAVFAGICLVVAMFLLMYFFNIKAAGISLLSFVLYGFVYTPLKRKGPIAVAVGALPGAFPPMIGWLAATNQFGLEPGILFGIQFFWQFPHFWAIAWVLDDDYKKAGFKLLPSTGGRNINSAIQIMIYTVVLLPLCWVPMYLGMTGINSAMIAMLFGVLFLIQTFHLMRKMNNKAALQLMFGSFIYLPVVQIAFLLDKI; encoded by the coding sequence ATGGAAGAGTTAGTAATTTCTAGGAGTATGAATAGTAAGGCTAGAGCTTTTTTTGAGTTGACTAAGTTTAGACTGTCTGCTACCGTGGTTTTCTCTAGTGCCATTGGTTTTATGCTAGGTGCTACTGTTATTAACTATGGTACCTTAGCTTTGTTTGCTTTGGCAGCATTTCTAACAACTGTTGCTGCTAATGTGGTGAATCAAATCTGGGAAAAGGATTTGGATAAGTTAATGACAAGAACAGAAGGGAGACCTTTACCAACTGGTAGACTAAGTATAAACGAGGCAGCTGTGTTCGCTGGAATTTGTCTAGTAGTGGCTATGTTTCTTCTGATGTATTTCTTTAATATAAAGGCTGCTGGCATATCGCTTCTGTCCTTTGTTCTATATGGTTTTGTATATACTCCGTTAAAAAGAAAAGGTCCGATTGCTGTTGCGGTAGGAGCCTTACCAGGAGCATTTCCTCCAATGATAGGTTGGCTAGCGGCAACTAATCAGTTTGGCTTAGAGCCTGGAATACTTTTCGGGATTCAATTCTTTTGGCAATTTCCTCATTTTTGGGCTATTGCATGGGTATTAGATGATGACTATAAAAAAGCTGGTTTTAAATTGCTGCCATCTACGGGAGGAAGGAATATAAACTCGGCAATTCAAATAATGATTTATACAGTGGTTTTGTTGCCACTTTGCTGGGTGCCTATGTACCTTGGAATGACTGGAATAAATTCCGCTATGATAGCTATGTTATTCGGAGTTTTATTTTTGATTCAAACTTTTCATTTAATGAGGAAAATGAATAATAAGGCGGCATTGCAATTAATGTTTGGCTCTTTTATTTATTTGCCTGTAGTTCAAATCGCATTTTTATTAGATAAAATATGA
- the ftsZ gene encoding cell division protein FtsZ: MLYPQDYGLDFQSDMPNIITVIGVGGAGGNAVKTLYNMGIKDVNIVAANTDLQVLKNLPKEITRLQLGAELTKGLGAGAIPKVGEQAALESEDSIHQLFNEPTEMVFITAGMGGGTGTGAAPVIARIAQEKNMLTVGVVTDPFSWEGTEKIEQALEGIEKMKTYCDTVLIVKNDRLESLFHDMDIQEAFEKADGILANGVKSIAELITRPGIINLDYADVKTVLKNAGQAVMGSAEASGVDRAKIAVEEALKSPLLHSNNIKGSKRLLVSICYSDEKPEYKIKMSDQKMIMRFIENEIKTKAKIVKHGYSIDRSLEDRIRVTIVAAGITDFTITPESNKEIENESESNQERSPFETFGMPGISSQKSKNKKAAPENQVGLFEAEEKLRESVTGFTKDNNLKQDIENTPAYLRFGLELVEVDDIPEENRLINKI, from the coding sequence ATGTTATACCCTCAAGACTATGGATTAGATTTCCAATCTGATATGCCTAATATAATCACCGTAATAGGTGTAGGTGGTGCCGGTGGCAATGCTGTTAAAACGCTTTACAATATGGGCATCAAAGATGTTAACATTGTAGCAGCAAACACAGATCTTCAGGTGCTAAAAAACCTACCTAAAGAGATCACAAGACTCCAACTTGGGGCTGAATTAACAAAAGGACTAGGTGCAGGTGCAATTCCTAAAGTTGGAGAACAAGCCGCTCTTGAAAGTGAAGATTCTATTCATCAGCTTTTCAATGAACCTACAGAGATGGTATTTATTACGGCTGGTATGGGTGGAGGCACCGGTACCGGTGCGGCTCCAGTAATAGCCCGAATAGCTCAGGAGAAAAACATGCTTACCGTTGGTGTGGTGACAGACCCTTTTAGCTGGGAAGGCACGGAGAAAATTGAACAAGCTCTGGAAGGTATTGAAAAAATGAAAACGTATTGCGACACCGTTCTTATTGTGAAAAATGACAGGCTAGAAAGTCTTTTTCACGACATGGACATTCAAGAGGCTTTTGAGAAAGCCGATGGAATACTCGCAAACGGCGTTAAAAGTATTGCCGAATTGATAACAAGACCAGGTATCATCAACCTTGATTATGCTGACGTGAAAACGGTGCTTAAAAACGCAGGACAAGCAGTAATGGGTTCTGCGGAAGCTTCCGGTGTAGACAGGGCAAAAATAGCCGTAGAAGAGGCCTTAAAATCGCCCTTGTTGCATAGCAATAACATCAAAGGCTCTAAGAGACTACTCGTCTCAATTTGTTACTCAGACGAAAAGCCTGAATACAAAATTAAAATGAGCGACCAAAAGATGATTATGCGTTTCATTGAAAATGAAATCAAAACGAAGGCCAAAATTGTCAAGCATGGTTACTCCATTGATAGAAGCCTAGAAGACCGTATCAGAGTCACTATAGTAGCTGCCGGAATTACTGATTTCACAATTACTCCTGAAAGCAATAAAGAAATTGAAAATGAAAGCGAATCAAATCAGGAAAGAAGTCCATTTGAGACTTTCGGAATGCCTGGTATTTCAAGTCAAAAAAGTAAGAATAAAAAAGCCGCCCCAGAGAACCAAGTAGGGCTTTTTGAAGCAGAAGAGAAGCTTAGAGAAAGCGTTACCGGTTTTACCAAAGACAACAATCTCAAACAGGATATTGAAAATACACCGGCCTATCTAAGATTTGGATTAGAACTAGTAGAAGTAGATGATATTCCCGAAGAAAACAGGCTTATTAACAAGATATAA
- a CDS encoding cytochrome C oxidase subunit IV family protein: MAEHIENIDAEKQKPQTKELWKVFWILLLITAVEFVIAFQISSDSDFGKWLKISLFIILTFVKSFYIVGTFMHLKHEVKALIWTVVLPIIFILWFILALVYYEGGYIGSVR; the protein is encoded by the coding sequence ATGGCAGAACACATAGAAAATATTGATGCAGAAAAACAAAAACCACAAACAAAGGAACTTTGGAAGGTGTTTTGGATTTTGTTATTGATTACCGCAGTAGAATTTGTGATAGCATTCCAAATTAGCTCCGATAGCGATTTTGGGAAATGGTTGAAAATATCACTTTTCATAATTCTAACATTCGTGAAATCGTTTTATATAGTGGGTACATTTATGCACTTGAAACATGAAGTGAAAGCTTTAATTTGGACAGTGGTTTTACCTATTATCTTTATCTTATGGTTTATTTTGGCACTGGTGTATTATGAAGGTGGCTATATAGGATCAGTTAGATAA